The Cardiocondyla obscurior isolate alpha-2009 linkage group LG20, Cobs3.1, whole genome shotgun sequence DNA segment actgcatactacatactgcatactgcgtacatgtgtactgcgtacatgtgtactgcatactgcgtacatgtgtactgcatactgcgtacatgtgtactgtatactacatacatgtgtactgtatacattaacgcaatctataatacattaacgcaatctataatacatttgatacatctgtaatacatatataattatagaggtatgcgataatgaccccatggtaaggtgttggtcgagtctggcacgagatatcgcttgtcatcatacggactcaaagcgatctttgtctcggatacggtgtacacttgatgcaatttcgatcttacgcacgattggtcgcgagtcatagcaatctcattctcgagacacttgacataatcgtcaaacgttatagttcgcgccacgactccactctttacaccttttgcttttttagtgtcacttttaccgtccaccttgatcgcgtacattttcgctctgagtcctacaaattctgtaacaatcgcaccgttgcactcatccttcattaaacctggtattttttgttcgcgagaggcataccgtacgcgttatcaggtggatagtcgctcgtgtcgaaccgagcgatatcacgcttcatcatctcgtatacatcgtcacactggacgctgtacacgagactatccgtgtcggtatacatgacgctacatttgtctccaaaagttggtaacatgtactcgtgatgaaactcgtacaaacacaccttagatatgtcgagtatggacataccaacgtatatcggcttagcgaattttacctcgagtttacgcaattccacagccaccaaattttccgcgaatacacttctactgtgaaaattaggtttggcgatcatcgcttccacaccgtaccgaccgtcccactgcgagagcaatcgaacgtcgacgcgatttcgtacgttctccatcgttttaccaaacaccgcattgttcataagtttaaacaaatttttctcgaaatcattggtcgcgcgagttcgatgtcgcgtgttgagctcgatgtaatcgcgcaaccatgctgactgagtgaatcgcagcgcgcggtaaaccttgatgacgcgaagaccatgacgcgtgcacagctgcagattgcgatagtgtatgatgtatcgcttcttatcgtacagcgtagccaaaagttttttatcatgttttacccccggtggtttctctcgtgtgggacagaacggcagatcggagtgcatgtcgtgcacgcttgcaggatactcgagatccacctcaaggatataacccgtgggcgagtccacggcgatcgcgtctacgtcgaggttcgcgagttcTTGGTCGTTGGCCCATTCaaaatccgcgtacggtaacggctgacacatagcccaaccgtacaagttgtttacatcgtaatacacgatgtacgacgaaggtttcaacgagtcgtaccccgaccgcatgtatctgttattagctcgcgcgtatctgttggagcattgactgagaccgccgcgtataccgcgttcgacgaacatcaccatatcgatgtcagttaatagttcaaaattaatacgcgtatgcttgagcatcgcgtcccacgtgaaaccgggcaaGGTGTAAtagtgcgcgggatcgagtccgtaactttcgacgcatctatcgcgaaaattttcaaatacgtcagccaataacaatacatcggttttgaggtacagatcgctgtactcgcctaaagttcgaatagagaattgctgccatacggtctcggcgtgcgcgtaatctgtctcactcaccgtgtcaccggtcagcgagctgaagaacgattcgcgcgacggtaggctcgactcatttaatctttcaacgctgtcgacgtactcgtacggaaatataccttttcgtgtcaagagattgaaattttcctctgaaagttttgcaaattcaccgcgcaagattcgcattttatctttaatgagtaaagacgataatttgtcaaggctagcgttcaaaaatttgtacgaatctataaagcgcaattttatcgcagttcgcaagtcctgtcccttagctgtatcgtttacatgttttgtaaaagaaatgtatttttccttcgttatcggcaacAAATCGACTTTACCCTCATACGCCGTGGTGATTTCCTTTATGACAAAGTGTGCGTCGTAGCCtgacaaattatgaaacacgacggggatgtaacgcgtgtcgcggtattgcaagttacattttgagtgcgcgggacctctataccgaccggtcatatggcaatgatcgcgcacacgcttctcgtccaccgcaaacggactttcacacacgtggcatactgtcgcgttctcatgctcctcGCGCTGCATATTCGACAAAGTCTCCATCGGGatggttttcaatattataatttttacgcgatgagccaGTTTCACTAACTGCTCAACGAACCACTCGATGCAATCGAGTCCGCGATGATAttcatatcttgacagcgactcgtcgaacgagcatcgcacgtagtatcccacgctgaatacttcatgacgttggtagttaaacgtcgtttgctccggcgacgatggtggatcgatctttcgcaacacgcactccagatcggcgtatacgatGAATGGTACGCGTTCCTTGTTGTAGTgattggaaaagctgagccatttgtcatcctcgctaggtagtcgtatagcgcagttgtttaaagttccacaatccacgatatgaatcttaaatttctcgctcgaattaaagtaatgaagacacctaaaataaaatattttttaatatattaaaaaaaaaaaatcaaatgaaatattcaaaattatacgtaccgatcacaaatatatttacgatgctcgcgtccgcttagttgtGAGCTGATGAGACGTGACAGATCACTGATACATGCAAAGTGTCCTACTTCCTGtttatcgttgtcgtcgtcgcgttgtacgtacaataaatttacatgtttctctttcttctcgttagtgaggtgtacaggtagaacgttaatttcttttccacatctctcagtggcgtacacattgatcgagatatcgtttaatcgttcgagtctcgcaacgtctttaagagtcgcgggaaactgtacaccctcgacgttcaacaccgttgtgtaatgcgggtacgacgattcccgattcacgttctgcttcgcgggatacagagccgccactaccgaccacgcgagacacttatcgtccatcgactttacacatatcactgcttttttagcggctaacttccgtggcaatgtaacgtagcatcccacgcgcatcggattgtacttatttacgttgattatcaaattcaaaattcgcgacaacgcccatccgctgtcacgctcctgaaactcctcgagagaagccagcgtgggttcgacaacgtgtagccggtaccactcgcgcacatccgtttcttgaaaaatctcacagtttttcgtggttatacttttgttggcgcgtttgtccccagccgtaaactcaccgttgaacgcagtattcacttttacacaattgtttttaagcacGATGTCTCGTATGCGCTCGTATACCACGTTACCGGCatcctccaggaatcgcagcggctcgatatagtttgtgtttatcaccacacccgttgcgatacgacttttgaacgcggtctcgatctcacgccaatcgagttcattagtcgttttgtcaccatcaccgtcggcagcactagtgctcgcgtactcaccaccctggtgcacgtaacgttcgtataaatgtttcttggcacccaggagtcgcgcgatactcgccaccgtggattgcgcgcacccgacggatacgcgcgctcgcttagCGCGGCTACGTTCCTCGAGCTGATTTACTAGCTCGTCACATCTTTCAGCCcaagtgaaaaattctaccaaGGTAGTCACGGTGTTAGCCTGCAGCAGGAGTTGgcgctcttcttcttcgaggagacttcgatccatttttatgtttatcatacgtctcgcgcactcaaaagttgaaagacaacaacagtagcaataagtacgacaaagacaacgatattaacgataaatacgacattaacaataaatacaacaaaacaacaacattagcgataaatacaacaaaaaacaacgacataagcaagacaacattagcaataaatacaacaaaaagaaactacattagcaattaacgcgaatgtataatcgaagtacattgctcgttcacgcagttgtgcacaccgggcacatatcacacgagattataacaaacgttGCAGCTTTGCAATTCGAGCACCACGTACCGTAGAGACTGTCATAGGATCCTACAACGTGTTTGCGAATCTTGAAGATGGGGtcatataaatcgtattgcatcgatatcaaacaagaagcgcacacgttgtatcctcgctcgtcaccgtaataaaaatatatagcgcaaaatttcgtacgcggagtaatcgcgcttaaattctgcaaattgatcgttttccgcgtagtattttcaaccatttcatcgtcgtcggtgttgcaagcactatcctccgacaagggatgaatctcgatttcttcatcaacttcgatttcgTCATCAACttctatttcttcatcaacttcgatttcttcgttgttcatttcatacatagtcgtcgatcgctcaatcactaatgagattcacGCATTGTGACAAAAGAGGTATAACGAATGCATTATATCCTACCCCTACTACCAATTAATCATGTGATTTCATttcttaccctctctcaaattatattgagtcatttgctaatattaaaaaaccgttagtaaaaaccgttagcttatctctttcagataaaaaattcggttaccctcgtctaaaattattttaaaaaacttttacttctcggaattaaaaacgttgacttatttctttccgacaaaagaaatgtacacccatcgaatagcaactaccctctgttttgcagagtctttgcgTTTAGCCGCACAGCCTTTGATCTCTGCatagtctattttataaatgagggTTGAAGCGAGTGCACATATGTTTACGAGGGCAAAGTGAGTGAGAAcgagaatgataatttttatctctataaacaTGAAAACAATTTGGCTCAAGATGAATCCTTCAACCGTCGAGCAgtcagttccttgcaaccactcatcagtaattgatcgtcatcgtttgtcaccaaaaattgtaagtatatattcttatatattcttatatattcttaaatatttttaaaaccattttaatacataaaaatttataattttatacttttttaaattttttaatttatttttttcagatgatttccaacATCGACGTAAGACAGCTGTCCACTTGGCCGATTGAGGTACGCGTggtacgcgtacaatcacctACAATGTTTTGggtgaaattaatcaacgatgAAGCAGCTCATAAGGAAATGCTGGAACGAATGGCCTTACGCATGAGATTTGCAGCACCTCAACTGATACTGTCaccgaatgaaataataataggaaCTCTCGTTGCCATCCGCGAAGGTTCAAAATGGCAAAGAGGGATCATCGAGTACGTCGGTGCTACTTCGATTACTGTaaatcttcgcgactgggctcgcacAACTGAAAGAATGCCGCATGAATGTTTACGACTAGAGAGCCAATTCCATGAAATGAGGTGGCAAGCAATACCatgtgttttaaatggaatcttGCCTCTGCGAGCTCAGGTATGGACGGAGCAGGAGGTTGTGCACGCAAAAATCATCATGGAAAAAACGCAGGGATGGATCATTATCAATGATGTTCTCAGTGACAATGCTGCACTTGTTTCATATCTCAGAGGCGGGCAAACGGAAAACGTGCCTATGATAGATgtatctacattatttatacaaataggtattgcaaaaaaatttaaatgggatAAAACGCCGACTGAATCAGTTGCATCGCAAACACAGTGAAAAACAATATCGTTATGTGCGGTGTGTAAAAGGGTGTTAAAAGAACCTTAGGTTCGTTCATATGAATATCCGCTTCTAATCATGAGTGTATTTACGAACACACTTATGAAAGCAGggatagaaacgcagcacggaatttttttcattgttcgCTCGTCAATCGGACGGTGAGGAtctcaaaaaaattatcagtaaAAAAGTGATTATCTATCTGCTCTTGTTATTTTGACTCTTGTTTGTATAATTGTTGTTTTTGTTGTATATTTGTCTGgtttttttgttgtatatttGTCGggtttttttccatttattaaaaaaaaatgagttgtcgtgattttttaattcgagtgTGCCAAcgagaaaattgtaataaatatcatgAAATACGCCgatgtacaaaaaataattgtactcAAGGCAGCTCCTGTAAATACGTACATTTACGCCAAGAAGAAGTcgataacattaataataatataagacCACATAGTAAGGAGGCATATGAAGAATTGAAGCGAATTGCATATCTCCTACGTGAAACATACCCGGaggaacaaaaaataaaatcatgcaCGCTCAATTTATTAGGTGAATGTTTATGGGCCTGTATAGCATGTGGAACTGCAGATGCAGAACTGCCAACACGTAAGTATTTACTGTTGTACTAAGATTTttactcaattaaaaaaattttacttaacaaatttttttttttcaggaaacATGCCAACCTGCAATTATTGCgaagtgaaattaattgaaggGTTCAAGGCACTGGTATGCGGCCATGCATACTGTAAATATTGCATACCAGTTCTTCCGTTTAGTGTTGACGGTCCTCTGCCATGTTACTATTGCAGTACTTGCAAAGCgtggaaagtaaaaataaacctATGTAAGTACATGTCAATATCTTAATAACCAATATCTTAATAACtaatatgataatttattaatttatacttttttcttttccagagAACTATTGagaactattgagaatttttcaaaatggtaaaggacttttcgttttaattcgattaaatctacctatcatttacggcatcgtccactgatctgggacaccctatatattcaataaaaatgttaaaagtgaaaaaaaaaaatttcgttttttatgCTCTCACACTCTTAAAATTGCgtttattaaagtaatgaaataatgaagaaatcaatgtaattaaaaaaaaaggcaaattttatttttcaattcaatgtaattaaaaaaaacaaattttatttttatgtagaaAATAGTTTAAGCTCttacgataatatatattcaataaaaatgttaaaagtaaaaaaaaaaaaatttcgtttttttatgCTCTCACACTCTTAAAATTGCgtttattaaagtaatgaaataatgaagaaatcaatgtaattaaaaaaggcaaattttatttttcaattcaatgtaattaaaaaaaaacaaattttatttttatcttaaatgcCATGTTAATAATACTAGAACATTGTTTTACActatattaatcttatattaatcttatattaatattactacgtaaataaaaaatacaaaaatataaaaatacaaaaatataaaaatacaaaaatacaaaaaatacaaaaatacaaaaatacaaaaatacaaaaatacaaaaatacaaaaatataaaaaaaatgtaaaattacaaaagcgGTTATACAATCAAATACATCAAAAGCGGTTATACAATCAAATACATCAAAAGTCATTATACAACAAAAGCGATTATACAACAAAAGCATTATTTGAAAaacgtggtaaaaaaaaaaaaaaatgtagtgtATAATGGTAATaatgacagaaaaaaaaatggtaaaaaaattgttaatataagaAATCGTATGATACTGTAGATTTGCACATGGGGCattcaattgttaaaatatcttCAGTTTGAATGTAATCTGCACATTTTAAGGCACATGTGTAGCAATACACATGCTTACACCTTCCAGCACCAAATGTATCTCTCGATACTTCCTCACAGCAAATAATACACTCCATTTTTTCAGTATGTGCAATATGTCGCCGATTACAATTCTCCCTTTGGCATCTTCCGGATTTATAATCGCCgcatatatttgtattttgaaGGGTTCGCCCCACCTCTGTCCTCATCCGATCGGACGCCTTCCCAGTTCTTTCGTATCGGGCTTGCTCAACACTTGTAATATGCAAGTATAAGCAAGTACTGTTGCGGCACGTTGTATTTTGATACGAAAAACAGTACTTGTACGTATGTACAAGATCACATTGGTTGGTGTTACAACGccctttaataaaattttcgcatAACTGACGtttctctaaaatataataacacgtTATAATCATACcacaatataaattgtaatttataagatATGTACCTTGCTTTCCAAAATAAGCCATTTTCACTAATAAGTATAATACTCTGTACAAAAAcaacaaaattacaaaactaCAACAGCAAAACTACAACAGCGAATAAGCCACACAAAATTTCTTCATAGAGATCCTTCTCTATACGATGTTAAGACAACGAATGATGCCGAAACAGTATGGTGTTCACTGCTCACGCAGTGGTTGAAGAAGGAGAAGCAAACTCGGTGGTCAAAATAAACGATAAGAAAGCGTGAGACACTGACGGagaacgaatatatttttctcgcataagcgtacatatgtaaaaaagaaatatttttttaggtgaaccataaaatacaaaaaagttttttttaccacCAGGCATGAAAAGATTCATATCTAGTGAAAGCATGCAGGttgcacattttttaaagcatgCATGTTGCACATCTCGAAGCGATTGCTAACAGGGAGATgtgagtgagagcgtgaaagggtgcgaaaaaatttttttaggtgaaccataaaatacaaaaaaaagttttttttaccacCAGGCATGAAAAGATTCGTATCTAGTGAAAGCATGCAGgttgcacatttttttaaagcatgcATGTTGCACATCTTGAAGCGATTGCTAACAGGGatatgtgagtgagtgagagcgtgaaagggtgCGAGCGTGAACGCAAACGACACTTGACCATAAGAAACTAATGAGTGTGAGATAGAGCGAGAAAGAGTGTGAGATAGAGTGTGAGAGAGCATAATAGATACTTGAACGCGAAACCGAATAGTAAGAAATACAAGGTGTTCAAAAaaaacggaattttttttttttacatttttacatttttgattatattttttaaaatatacattattttaaacattattttaaacattattttataccgattttacataaatgattaatataacaatgataacaaTGATAACAATGATAACAATGATAACAATGATGATTATAGTGATGATTATGATGAAggcgccggtgacgttggcttcacgcttttttgtaatttgatGAAAGTGACGGCTTCacaccaaaaataattcttctgtaatagaaaaaattttttttaataatattatacataaataacaaattttttttttttattttgttttttaatacttaccaATTATAGATTCCATAATTCGTGGAGCTCCTTTATCTTTGTTCAAGGAATTATTTTCCGCATGAGcagcaattgataaaaaacgacatgagcataaaaaaaacgacatgagcataaaaaacaacatgagcataaaaacaacatgagcTATGATGacaaacgacgacgatgatgacagTGACGATGACGACAAAGGCAGTGGTGACGACAAAGGCAGTGGTGACGACAAAGGCACTGGTGACATTTATGGATTGCATGACTGACACATATctgagtttataataattgccaaTGAATTTTTACACTTATCGCAGTTGATGGGTTGTTCAGTCAGAAGAACTTCAAATGTTTCGGTGCGGTGACATCTCACCATTTTAAAGTCTTCATGCGCTAATAACTGTTCATCCATAAAGCATGGTATAcagtaaaatagataatcgttagtataataaaaaaagatgcggcAGTGCATTGTCTGATTGGTGATTTCGGTGGTGACTTCAGTTATTGCAACATCATCACCGATTTCACTAAACATCTGATCGAACATTTGTTGCATCTCCGTCATAAAATCTCCTTCAGACGCtgattcttcttcattttcttcctcaggattttctctattttcctctTCCACCTCACCCATATGATTTTGCACGAGCCCCTCCAAAACttcattagcgttattgtcatcatcatcattagcgttattgtcatcgttgtcatcattcaaaaagttaaagaagcGTAAAGGTCTGAAGTCGTCCTCACTAATATCTTCATCTAGTCCTtccgaaattctttctttccccatttttcaaaaatattcttttttcactGTCAATTGAAACTAAACTGTCCGAACATTTAAATCGTATTGGCCTCTCGGCACAAAACTTCCTTGCAACGTCGCAACGTCGCAAcatcttcaaaaattttcttatcgttaaaataagaagaggaatAAACACTTGAGCCCTGAGCCTACACAGTTATGTATCCTCATAGTTTAcagttttgtttaatattatatttcaaagcgagaTACTCCGCAAAAGGATCACGCGAGTCGTAGTCaatggtgacaaacgcgtgaatAAGAGCGAGCGAACAAAAACTTATTTGAGGGTGAAAGAATGAGAAAGTTACACTTAAGGAATTTAGAGATAACGGAGGAGCAATAGAATGAGTGAGGTTGCCTGCTTTCTAGATCACAGCGtgatccgttgcaacggatcaacatgaatattatttaaaaaaatctatttaaaaaaatctatttaaaaatctatttaaaaatctttagtTGGAGGATGATACTTGCACgcttaacgagtgcgagcgagagggaacgatggggcGCATGATACTTTGctttcaacgggtgcgagcgaaagggaacgctgggcgcgcgacacttgtgcgttcaacgggtgcgagcgagagggaacgatgagcgcgccatactttgcgttcaacgagtgcgagcgagagaaaacgctgggcgcgcgacacttgtgcgttcaacgggtgcgagcgagaggagacgatgggcggcgcgaacgagtgcgagcgagaggggacgctgggcgcgataccttgcgatccgccgcttgccgccgccgtcgccgcccgttgccgccgcgacgccacacgaccctttttaaaaaatcgcgactcctttgaaaaaatcgcgactcctttgaaagtcgcgatgccgcgtaaacatgccgctgcgcgacgacacgcttatcatttttaaaaataatattgcatttcagagtttcgatgttgttattattttctaaacaattcgttcctagaatcgccgacacaggggcgatttataaatacccacccctccccgcatgacgtcattaccccttgccctaggtctcacggacccagaaccgttaacaccccctctccccgcgtgacatcatcacccctcgccctaggtcacatggatactctaacacgtagtgatccagaaccgctccatgcgttcaacgagtgcgagcgagaggagatgatgggcggcgcgaacgagtgcgagcgagagggaacgattaacacccccctccccgcgtgacgtcattacccctcgccataggtcacacggatacactaacacgtagtgatccagaaccgctcagtATACATCTACTGACGACAAAATAAATAGTGCAACACATTTTCCAAAGAATGTCTTTATTGACCCACACCCGGCTCCTCTCGACGGTGTGGCACACGTTCCGGCGAACGGACCCACAACCGCACCGTACCACGGTGTAacaatacattaatataataattataattataaattaatatttaaatatttataattatataaattataaattgttaaattaaattaaattaactaatatatattaataaataatttttaattaataataatgattacaaacaaatttaattaatgttttatctGCTCACCTATCAAATTGATAAGTTATGTTTTCATCAAATAAGAACTCGTACGGCAAATAAGTTCACCTTGGCCTCGTCTTGACGAAGATCGTCTTAAGATGATCTTATTTGACAAATAAGACGATTTTATACGACTATGAATACTTGCCAAATAAGATCGTTgttcgattaaattaatttgtaagcCGAATTTAATAACTTACAGTTAAAAACGAAATATAACAACGCGCAGAATTATTATCGTGCCGACGATCGCGGAAAAAATGCTGTAAACATAACAATAAAGACGACCGAACTCATCGCGGTgaacaatgtaataaataacacTAAACCGACATCCGCGGACTAAAAAACAAAGCGAGCTAACGTCTAttaagacaaagaaaaaaccGTTTAAATTCAACGTACGAATGGTAGCGCCAAACCGACGAAAATCTTCTGTTAACGCGCATATAAAAAGGCACCGTTTGAGAACGCGGACAGTTCGCAAATTTTATTCCGATACACACATTCGCATATTGTCATCCTGTCTTTGTACGTGGGGCGATCGCTGATTCTGTGGAGATCTAAACCGAGATTGAGCTCCAGAGAATCGGGCCTATTGCccgatttataataaaatcggCCTGTCTTGAACGTCGAGGAGATTCATTTCTATAACCATCCATATCATCCCTTGACCACGAGGTCGAGTCGCCGAGTGGCGACAAAACAATCGTCTTAAGACTGTGCTTATTTCAAATAAGAACCGTCTATGAAACATTATAAGGCGTTCTCAAATAAGGCCGCCTTCGTCAAGGTAGGACTTGAGCATTTGCTCAAGCATTTGCTTAAGCACTGACTATGAATCTAGACGCTGTCTTAAGATTCGCCTTAAGACCACCTTAGATATAAGACTCGGCTACGAATACCGGCCTTAGAACCGGCAAACGCCGCACGTGGCACAGATTATCGTTAAATTACCGGTCCGTGACGTGGTGCCATCGCGTAATTACGCGTGACACTAACTAAAAGCACGATCTCGTCAAGCGGGACCGTTAAATCACGAACAGTTAGGCAacccaaaaattaaaaaaattttgatacttTGTGTGCATGTAGTTTATCCGTAACactaaactattttttgtttgtgcaaattttgattttaaaggGGTAAAACCACcccttataaataaaaagaattttttattttttcgaataTATCTCGATAACTATTTAAGATaccaaaaatgttttatataaaagtttgaCGGTAAAAACACGTTTATTAAGCTGCAGTaatagaattagaaaaaattttttttcagaaattttattaacaattttatttcaaaattttttttctaattttggTTCTACAGTTAAATAGAAGcgtttttatcataaaacttttgtataaaacattttttaatattttgaataattttcaaaatgtaTGGAGAAAGGTGAAAAGCTTttacatatgaaaatattttatcttcatAAAAATTACTCTTGGACCGCaactaaaattttctaaatttaattattactctaTATACTCTATATTACTCTATAtacgtaaaactttttattaaaagaacaaTTTAATCAGGTAAATACActtattaatgataataagGTTTCCACCAAAAAAAGTtagagaatctttaaatattcagaaTTGCGAAACATTGTTTGCAGTAATTCACTTttaatgtaaaacttttttgttcgtgCTTAATTTCATTTCGAACGACTGATTgtgaaattgaaaataaatctcaCTAACACTAATTC contains these protein-coding regions:
- the LOC139110388 gene encoding uncharacterized protein, whose translation is MLKHTRINFELLTDIDMVMFVERGIRGGLSQCSNRYARANNRYMRSGYDSLKPSSYIVYYDVNNLYGWAMCQPLPYADFEWANDQELANLDVDAIAVDSPTGYILEVDLEYPASVHDMHSDLPFCPTREKPPGVKHDKKLLATLYDKKRYIIHYRNLQLCTRHGLRVIKVYRALRFTQSAWLRDYIELNTRHRTRATNDFEKNLFKLMNNAVFGKTMENVRNRVDVRLLSQWDGRYGVEAMIAKPNFHSRSVFAENLVAVELRKLEVKFAKPIYVGMSILDISKVCLYEFHHEYMLPTFGDKCSVMYTDTDSLVYSVQCDDVYEMMKRDIARFDTSDYPPDNAYGMPLANKKYQV
- the LOC139110464 gene encoding uncharacterized protein is translated as MIIFISINMKTIWLKMNPSTVEQSVPCNHSSVIDRHRLSPKIMISNIDVRQLSTWPIEVRVVRVQSPTMFWVKLINDEAAHKEMLERMALRMRFAAPQLILSPNEIIIGTLVAIREGSKWQRGIIEYVGATSITVNLRDWARTTERMPHECLRLESQFHEMRWQAIPCVLNGILPLRAQVWTEQEVVHAKIIMEKTQGWIIINDVLSDNAALVSYLRGGQTENVPMIDVSTLFIQIGIAKKFKWDKTPTESVASQTQ